Proteins found in one Coffea eugenioides isolate CCC68of chromosome 5, Ceug_1.0, whole genome shotgun sequence genomic segment:
- the LOC113769978 gene encoding uncharacterized protein LOC113769978 isoform X2, which translates to MDEKSGSGVIVAELVNQSTHEPQSMQDEDMSQPRHFKMKEEGQEATLMQHPKRPNLSSLQVPVRSLENTLSSFARIDIPSPSSTRNGLPPRPSSAKFVSSMKNLLPQKSSKGKNLSHDGEKTVLIVPDTPPSDKPSNRPSTSRSFSLNKILFSSSTTSTHSLPVTPMTDASTYEVEESNLNGHTYLPKHEVEQQMQRSFSVPVNVKVKSLRRTDSSGCLVRVISATPRPRTDENNVVDNATEIETACDDAAEDIPEEEAVCRICMVELGEGGETFKMECSCKGELALAHKECAIKWFSIKGNKTCDVCKKDVQNLPVTLLKIQNPADVVRRLPVGAQQMEVTRYRLWQDIPILVMISMLAYFCFLEQLLVSDMGPRALAISLPFSCALGFISTMIASTMVSKSYMWAYASFQFAIVILFAHIFYTVLNVNAILSVLLSSFTGFGIAIGTNSLLVEYLRWRTSRRHSSHQHPNVSGSTGSTMNTT; encoded by the exons AAAGAAGAAGGACAAGAGGCCACCTTAATGCAACATCCAAAACGTCCAAACCTTTCTTCTTTGCAAGTACCTGTGAGGTCCTTGGAAAACACATTGTCTAGTTTTGCACGAATTGACATTCCTAGTCCAAGTTCTACGAGGAATGGGTTACCTCCTAGACCAAGCTCAGCAAAATTTGTGTCATCCATGAAAAATCTTCTTCCACAGAAAAGCTCCAAGGGAAAGAACCTTTCCCATGATGGTGAGAAAACAGTTCTCATAGTTCCCGACACTCCACCTTCTGATAAGCCTTCAAACAGGCCTTCTACCTCCAGGTCATTTTCTCTCAACAAAATTTTGTTCTCTTCATCGACAACATCAACACATTCTTTGCCAGTTACTCCAATGACAGATGCAAGTACCTATGAAGTAGAGGAAAGTAACTTAAATGGCCACACTTATTTACCT AAGCATGAGGTTGAGCAGCAAATGCAACGCTCATTCTCAGTTCCCGTAAATGTTAAAGTTAAAAGCCTAAGACGGACAGATTCTTCAGGATGTTTGGTTCGTGTAATATCAGCAACCCCTCGGCCTAGAACAGATGAGAATAATGTAGTAGACAATGCTACAGAGATAGAAACAG CATGTGATGATGCTGCAGAAGATATACCAGAAGAAGAGGCAGTGTGTAGGATATGTATGGTTGAACTTGGAGAAGGCGGTGAAACATTTAAAATGGAGTGCAGTTGCAAAGGAGAGCTTGCACTTGCCCACAAGGAATGTGCAATTAAGTGGTTTAGTATTAAAGGCAACAAAACTTGTGATGTCTGCAAGAAGGATGTTCAGAATCTTCCAGTAACATTATTGAAAATACAGAATCCAGCTGATGTCGTAAGAAGGCTGCCAGTAGGTGCGCAGCAGATGGAAGTGACTCGTTACAG GCTCTGGCAAGACATACCAATCCTTGTCATGATCAGCATGCTAGCATATTTCTGCTTTCTGGAGCAGCTTCTG GTATCTGACATGGGACCTCGTGCACTTGCGATTTCTTTACCTTTTTCTTGTGCACTAGGCTTCATTTCAACCATGATAGCTTCTACCATGG ttAGTAAAAGTTACATGTGGGCATATGCCTCATTCCAGTTTGCAATCGTCATCCTTTTTGCTCATATATTTTATACTGTG CTTAATGTAAATGCAATTCTATCGGTGCTGCTTTCTTCCTTCACCGGGTTTGGAATTGCAATTGGCACCAATTCACTGCTTGTGGAGTACTTGAGATGGAGAACAAGCAGACGTCATTCATCTCATCAGCATCCAAATGTGTCCGGCAGCACCGGTAGCACCATGAACACGACCTAA
- the LOC113769978 gene encoding uncharacterized protein LOC113769978 isoform X1 — MDEKSGSGVIVAELVNQSTHEPQSMQDEDMSQPRHFKMKEEGQEATLMQHPKRPNLSSLQVPVRSLENTLSSFARIDIPSPSSTRNGLPPRPSSAKFVSSMKNLLPQKSSKGKNLSHDGEKTVLIVPDTPPSDKPSNRPSTSRSFSLNKILFSSSTTSTHSLPVTPMTDASTYEVEESNLNGHTYLPKHEVEQQMQRSFSVPVNVKVKSLRRTDSSGCLVRVISATPRPRTDENNVVDNATEIETACDDAAEDIPEEEAVCRICMVELGEGGETFKMECSCKGELALAHKECAIKWFSIKGNKTCDVCKKDVQNLPVTLLKIQNPADVVRRLPVGAQQMEVTRYRLWQDIPILVMISMLAYFCFLEQLLQVSDMGPRALAISLPFSCALGFISTMIASTMVSKSYMWAYASFQFAIVILFAHIFYTVLNVNAILSVLLSSFTGFGIAIGTNSLLVEYLRWRTSRRHSSHQHPNVSGSTGSTMNTT; from the exons AAAGAAGAAGGACAAGAGGCCACCTTAATGCAACATCCAAAACGTCCAAACCTTTCTTCTTTGCAAGTACCTGTGAGGTCCTTGGAAAACACATTGTCTAGTTTTGCACGAATTGACATTCCTAGTCCAAGTTCTACGAGGAATGGGTTACCTCCTAGACCAAGCTCAGCAAAATTTGTGTCATCCATGAAAAATCTTCTTCCACAGAAAAGCTCCAAGGGAAAGAACCTTTCCCATGATGGTGAGAAAACAGTTCTCATAGTTCCCGACACTCCACCTTCTGATAAGCCTTCAAACAGGCCTTCTACCTCCAGGTCATTTTCTCTCAACAAAATTTTGTTCTCTTCATCGACAACATCAACACATTCTTTGCCAGTTACTCCAATGACAGATGCAAGTACCTATGAAGTAGAGGAAAGTAACTTAAATGGCCACACTTATTTACCT AAGCATGAGGTTGAGCAGCAAATGCAACGCTCATTCTCAGTTCCCGTAAATGTTAAAGTTAAAAGCCTAAGACGGACAGATTCTTCAGGATGTTTGGTTCGTGTAATATCAGCAACCCCTCGGCCTAGAACAGATGAGAATAATGTAGTAGACAATGCTACAGAGATAGAAACAG CATGTGATGATGCTGCAGAAGATATACCAGAAGAAGAGGCAGTGTGTAGGATATGTATGGTTGAACTTGGAGAAGGCGGTGAAACATTTAAAATGGAGTGCAGTTGCAAAGGAGAGCTTGCACTTGCCCACAAGGAATGTGCAATTAAGTGGTTTAGTATTAAAGGCAACAAAACTTGTGATGTCTGCAAGAAGGATGTTCAGAATCTTCCAGTAACATTATTGAAAATACAGAATCCAGCTGATGTCGTAAGAAGGCTGCCAGTAGGTGCGCAGCAGATGGAAGTGACTCGTTACAG GCTCTGGCAAGACATACCAATCCTTGTCATGATCAGCATGCTAGCATATTTCTGCTTTCTGGAGCAGCTTCTG CAGGTATCTGACATGGGACCTCGTGCACTTGCGATTTCTTTACCTTTTTCTTGTGCACTAGGCTTCATTTCAACCATGATAGCTTCTACCATGG ttAGTAAAAGTTACATGTGGGCATATGCCTCATTCCAGTTTGCAATCGTCATCCTTTTTGCTCATATATTTTATACTGTG CTTAATGTAAATGCAATTCTATCGGTGCTGCTTTCTTCCTTCACCGGGTTTGGAATTGCAATTGGCACCAATTCACTGCTTGTGGAGTACTTGAGATGGAGAACAAGCAGACGTCATTCATCTCATCAGCATCCAAATGTGTCCGGCAGCACCGGTAGCACCATGAACACGACCTAA
- the LOC113772238 gene encoding endoplasmic reticulum-Golgi intermediate compartment protein 3: protein MGVKQAIKNLDAFPRAEEHLLQKTQSGALVSIVGLVIMATLFFHELRYYLTTNIVHEMAVDLKRGETLPIHINMSFPSLPCDVLSVDAIDLSGKHEVDLDTNIWKLRLNRDGYIIGTEYLSDLVEKEHTAHKHGHDDQDQKVHLQGFDKEAEDMIKRVKQALANGEGCRVYGVLDVQRVAGNFHISVHGLSIFVAQMIFEGSSHVNVSHIIHDLSFGPKYPGIHNPLDGTTRILRGTSGTFKYYIKIVPTEYNYLSKEVLPTNQFSVTEYFSPMNEFDRTWPAVYFLYDLSPITVTIKEERRNFLHFITRLCAVLGGTFALTGMLDRWMYRLLEAFIKPKRSLLR from the exons ATGGGTGTGAAGCAAGCTATAAAGAACTTGGATGCTTTTCCACGAGCCGAAGAGCATTTGTTGCAGAAAACACAATCCGGCGCCCTTg TTTCAATCGTTGGACTGGTCATCATGGCAACACTATTTTTTCACGAGCTGAGATACTATCTCACTACGAATATTGTTCATGAG ATGGCTGTTGACTTGAAAAGAGGAGAAACTCTACCAATCCATATCAATATGAGTTTTCCATCTTTACCATGTGATG TTCTGAGTGTCGATGCTATTGATCTGTCGGGAAAGCATGAAGTGGATCTTGACACAAATATATGGAAG CTTCGTTTGAATAGAGATGGATATATAATTGGTACAGAGTATTTGTCGGACCTTGTGGAGAAGGAGCATACTGCACATAAACATG GGCATGATGATCAAGACCAGAAAGTCCATCTCCAAGGTTTTGATAAAGAAGCTGAAGATATGATTAAAAGGGTGAAGCAAGCTTTGGCTAATGGAGAAGGCTGTCGG GTCTATGGTGTTTTAGATGTTCAACGGGTTGCTGGGAATTTCCATATTTCGGTTCATGGGCTGAGTATTTTTGTTGCTCAAATG ATTTTCGAAGGATCTAGTCATGTCAATGTCAGTCACATCATTCATGATTTATCCTTTGGGCCAAAATATCCAGGCATTCATAATCCACTTGATGGGACAACTCGGATCTTGCGTGGGACAAGCGGAACCTTCAAGTATTATATAAAG ATTGTTCCAACAGAATATAATTATTTATCAAAAGAAGTTTTACCAACTAATCAATTCTCTGTCACGGAGTATTTCTCACCGATGAACGAGTTTGATAGGACATGGCCAG CTGTGTACTTTTTGTATGATTTGTCACCAATTACTGTTACCATCAAAGAAGAACGTCGCAATTTCCTCCACTTTATTACTCGTCTTTGTGCTGTACTGGGTGGGACATTTGCCTTAACAG GAATGCTGGACAGATGGATGTACAGGCTGCTTGAAGCATTTATAAAGCCTAAAAGAAGCCTTTTACGGTGA
- the LOC113770332 gene encoding uncharacterized protein LOC113770332: protein MIPLCFFARHLKALSYYMLITDYALISQLQDHLQRCFHMKDLGSLQYFLGLEVYSSSTGIFLTQHKYIRELIALAGLQDGRSVDTPLEVNVKYRHDEGDFISDPSLYRQLVGSLNYLTITRPDISFAVQQVSQFMQAPRHLHLAAVRRIVRYLKGTSSRGLFFPANSPIRLIAYSDADWAGCSDTRRSVTGWCMFLGTSLVSWKSKKQDRVSKSSTESEYRAMSSACSEIVWLRGLLGELGFPQKGSTPLHADNTSAIQITANPVFHERTKHIEVDCHSIRESYDAQVISLPHIPTDLQIADVFTKALSKNRHHFLVDKLMLVDQPASI from the coding sequence ATGATTCCTCTTTGTTTCTTTGCAAGACATCTAAAGGCATTGTCATACTATATGTTGATCACTGATTATGCATTGATTTCTCAACTTCAAGACCATCTTCAACGTTGTTTCCATATGAAGGACCTGGGTTCTTTACAGTATTTTTTAGGTCTTGAGGTATATTCTAGTTCCACCGGTATTTTCTTAACCCAGCACAAATACATTCGGGAGTTAATTGCTTTGGCTGGTCTTCAAGATGGTCGATCCGTTGATACCCCTTTGGAAGTGAATGTTAAGTATCGTCATGATGAAGGTGATTTTATCTCTGATCCGTCTTTATATCGACAGCTGGTGGGTAGTCTAAACTACCTGACTATTACTCGCCCTGATATCTCTTTTGCTGTTCAACAAGTTAGTCAGTTTATGCAAGCACCTCGGCACCTTCATTTGGCAGCTGTTCGCCGCATTGTTCGCTATTTGAAAGGCACTTCTTCTCGTGGTCTTTTCTTTCCAGCAAACTCTCCTATTCGCCTGATTGCATATAGTGATGCTGATTGGGCTGGTTGTTCTGATACTAGACGTTCAGTTACTGGTTGGTGCATGTTCCTTGGTACTTCTCTCGTTTCCTGGAAAAGCAAGAAGCAAGATAGGGTGTCTAAGTCTTCTACGGAGTCTGAGTATCGTGCTATGTCTTCTGCATGCTCTGAAATTGTTTGGCTCCGTGGATTGTTAGGTGAGCTCGGGTTTCCTCAAAAAGGGTCTACACCGCTTCATGCCGACAACACTAGTGCAATTCAAATTACGGCTAATCCAGTATTTCACGAGCGTACCAAACACATTGAAGTGGATTGTCACTCTATTCGTGAATCATATGATGCTCAGGTCATCTCTCTTCCGCATATCCCCACTGATCTCCAGATTGCGGATGTGTTTACTAAAGCTCTCTCCAAAAATCGTCATCACTTTCTTGTTGACAAATTGATGCTTGTTGATCAGCCAGCCTCAATTTGA